CGCCTCCGAGGTCTCTACCCACGAGCTGACAGTGTTCCGGAGCTCCTCGTGGTACCGGTACCTGAACCAGCCCAACACATCGGAGACCTCGGGAACCTGAGCAAGGTCATCACCCACCCCATCAAAACACCCCAAGGGTGCACCCTGCCCCGATCGAGAAAAACTCAACACACCTCCGGAGTTTCTGCGCTTCCCCGTGGAACGCTGCCTCGCCCACCTGAAAAACTGGGAAACACCAACGACGCGATACCGACACCCCCTGACACGTCTGCAACGTCACCTGCATATCGCCACCGGACTCGAACGCCTACGAACCACCTGGTAAACAATTCGATGCACAGCCTTCGACACGAGGCGAGCGCGAACCCCTTCGAGAGATCGCTGACCTGTTCGGTCCGCTACGAACACGTCGATATCGAGAACGAAGCGCACTGATCATCCACAGCGGACAGCACTACGTCGTGACCGCCGTGACTTGCCTACGTGGCGATCCCGGCCCGGTCGGCTGACTTCTGATGCGGGAGAGGGGCTTTCGCAACGGCTTCGTCCTCTGGAGAGCGTCCACTGTCGGTCGGCGGCGCTACCGTCCGCACCATGCGACAGCCGCCCACGTTGTCCACATTCCACACGCACACCGAACACGCCGTAAGCGACGCTCAAGATCCGGCCTTCAGCGACGGCAGCGAGGATCCCGAACCTCGCCCGGAGCAGGGAGTAAGCAAGTCCGCACCTTCGCCCGTGCTGAGACGGGAACACAGGCAGGAACCATGAGCAGCCTCGAGGAGCTCGGCGAGCAGCTGGCTTCGGTGCTGGCCAAACTCGCCGAAAGCCAAACCGCTCTCACCCACGCCCGCCACCGGCTCGGCGAAAGCGGCCAAGCCTTGGTCGCCATCGTCGACGAGCACACCCACCCCGATCTGTCGGCCGGCATCCCGGCCTACCGCGAAGCCTGGTCCACCACGACCGAGATCAGCGAAACACTCGTTTCGGTCGACAAGACCATCCGCACTTACATGACCAGCATCGGCGCCCCCGGCGCCGAGACCGCCGGAGTCCCGGACGACGAGGCGAGTCCACCGATGGTCGCCGCACCATCGTCGGAGAACACAGCGCAGCCCGACCAGTCGCACGGTTCCACTCTCGAGTTCGGCAGCTCGGAGTGGGCGATCGATGTCGGCACCACCCTGCCCACCTACATCACCAGCGGACACGTCTTCGACGATACGGGGGCCGAACTGGAGCTGGACGGTGCGATCCGGCAAAGCGGCCCCTCCGAGAGCTCTCCCCAGATCGACCAGCATCTCCGAAGCGGTGTGTTCAGTCACCACGATCCACGCGGCAAGATCGCTGTCAGCGAGCACGTCGAGACCAAACTCGCGTGGTACATGAGTCAGCACGGGATCGGCCACATGCACGTAGTGATCAACAATGCTCCCTGCCGGGGCCTGTTCAACTGCCGCCGAGCGGTCGCGGCCATCCTGGTAAAGGGGACTTCACTGACTGTCTGGTCCGCCCAGGGTGGGGTAAGATACGAGCTGAAGGGAGCCCGCAATGATCATCAGCGCACTCGTTCATGACCGGTTCCACCACGTCGAGCACTGGGACGACATCAACCGTGTGATCGATGAGGCCATCGACCGTTCCCTGCCCGGATCGGCGGATGCTCCGCTTCCAGCCGGTGAAGTGGCCCAGTTCTACTGCGCCACCCAGCCCTGGACCGACGAGGTCCTCGAGTGGGCGCCGGACAACTTCCTCCAGCTCGCCAGCAACCCCTCCGCCGGCTACGCTGCGCTAACCTGGGGAGGTTTCCTGGGGGAAGCCACGATGGAAACGTTCGTCTCCTTCAGCACGGACGCTCCGTTGAGCACCCCACCCCGCCTGGTCATCGATCCTGGCTACCCGCACGACCATGACCCCCGCAGCGCGCTCCCCCTCGAACAGGCCCGCACAGCGCTCCGGGAGTTCTGCCGCACAGGCGGCGCACGTCCAGCCTCGGTAACCTGGGTGCGCGGCGATTTCACCGGTGCCATCCTGCAACCGTTGCCGGACGTCGTCGCCTAGAGCGTGACTGCAAATCACCGGGAGGAGTCGGCGGATTCTCTCGTACGGCTCTCGCGAGGAAGGCCCGGCGGCGATTTCCCGCGAAATCGCCGCGCCGGCCACCCGACCACCCGCGGAGGCGCCCCGCCGCTTCAGGCCACGTCGCGGTGGATCATCTCGTAGGCCCGCCTGCGCGCCAGCCGGATGTAGTCGTCCCGGGCCTCCTGATCGTCCAGGAACTGAGGAAGGCACACATCCGCACGTAGTCTCGCAGCGCGGCCCGGAACTCCTCGGCCTCCTCGAACTCCAGCTCCTGGTAGTGAGCGAACCGCTCCTTGGCGGGTTCGGTGAACCGGTAGAGGTCGG
This genomic stretch from Actinopolyspora halophila DSM 43834 harbors:
- a CDS encoding DddA-like double-stranded DNA deaminase toxin, giving the protein MSSLEELGEQLASVLAKLAESQTALTHARHRLGESGQALVAIVDEHTHPDLSAGIPAYREAWSTTTEISETLVSVDKTIRTYMTSIGAPGAETAGVPDDEASPPMVAAPSSENTAQPDQSHGSTLEFGSSEWAIDVGTTLPTYITSGHVFDDTGAELELDGAIRQSGPSESSPQIDQHLRSGVFSHHDPRGKIAVSEHVETKLAWYMSQHGIGHMHVVINNAPCRGLFNCRRAVAAILVKGTSLTVWSAQGGVRYELKGARNDHQRTRS
- a CDS encoding Imm1 family immunity protein — translated: MIISALVHDRFHHVEHWDDINRVIDEAIDRSLPGSADAPLPAGEVAQFYCATQPWTDEVLEWAPDNFLQLASNPSAGYAALTWGGFLGEATMETFVSFSTDAPLSTPPRLVIDPGYPHDHDPRSALPLEQARTALREFCRTGGARPASVTWVRGDFTGAILQPLPDVVA